In a genomic window of Telopea speciosissima isolate NSW1024214 ecotype Mountain lineage chromosome 5, Tspe_v1, whole genome shotgun sequence:
- the LOC122661758 gene encoding UDP-glycosyltransferase 91C1-like, which produces MADQDELQIVMFPWLAFGHMIPFLEFSKSLAQRGHRISFVSTPRNIARLPKLPTNLAPLISFVELSLPKVDGLPENAEATSDVSVEMAPYIKKAFDGLELPLARILEISPPDWIIYDFGPHWLPPIASRLGVPCAFFSPLTAATIAFYGPPRPKASTIAIQNPRSKPEHYTVPPKWVPAPSNLAFRLHEILRIFAGGAAAAANVSDVSDRIRFRSPIDGCNVVALRSCTEFEPEWIHLLQGELFRTPVIPVGFLSPVTQDTGDGDDDADDRWIGIREWLDKQKEGSVVYIALGSEATLSQDETNEFTLGLELSGLPFFWVLRTPPGSTGSACVLPSGFEERTGDGGFICRGWAPQLKVLAHPSIGSFVTHCGWSSIIEAFGLGCPLILLPLVSDQPLNARLLEGKKIGLEIPRDERDGWLSKDSVAESLRIVMVEKAEFFKAQAREMQEIFNNKARQDQYLDDFTQYLRDHGRRSPKRTSQTGFKNPESVQVD; this is translated from the coding sequence ATGGCTGACCAGGATGAGCTTCAAATTGTTATGTTCCCATGGTTAGCTTTCGGTCATATGATACCCTttctggaattttctaaaagctTAGCCCAGAGAGGTCACCGCATATCTTTCGTGTCCACGCCCAGAAACATCGCTAGGCTCCCAAAACTTCCAACAAATCTAGCGCCCCTCATCAGTTTTGTGGAACTCTCCTTACCTAAAGTCGATGGCTTGCCAGAGAACGCCGAGGCCACCTCTGACGTCTCCGTCGAAATGGCTCCTTACATTAAGAAAGCCTTCGATGGTCTGGAGCTACCTTTAGCTCGTATTCTTGAGATCTCCCCTCCGGATTGGATTATTTACGACTTCGGTCCTCACTGGTTGCCACCCATCGCGTCCAGACTGGGCGTGCCATGTGCTTTCTTCTCTCCGCTCACCGCAGCAACGATTGCCTTCTATGGACCACCACGGCCGAAGGCTTCAACAATCGCTATTCAAAACCCGAGATCGAAACCAGAGCACTACACTGTTCCTCCCAAGTGGGTTCCTGCCCCTTCCAATTTGGCGTTTCGTCTCCACGAGATTCTAAGAATATTTGCTGGCGGCGCTGCCGCAGCTGCGAATGTTTCCGATGTCTCAGATAGGATTCGTTTCCGCTCGCCGATCGACGGCTGCAACGTCGTGGCCTTGCGAAGCTGTACTGAATTCGAGCCTGAGTGGATCCATCTTCTCCAAGGGGAACTTTTTCGGACACCAGTTATTCCGGTGGGTTTCCTTTCGCCTGTGACACAAGATACCGGAGATGGTGACGATGATGCAGATGACCGTTGGATCGGAATCCGCGAGTGGCTGGACAAACAGAAGGAAGGATCGGTGGTTTATATAGCTCTCGGCAGCGAGGCAACACTGAGTCAAGATGAAACAAACGAGTTTACTCTTGGGTTAGAGTTGTCCGGGTTACCATTCTTTTGGGTATTAAGGACGCCACCTGGCTCAACCGGGTCTGCTTGCGTGTTGCCGTCCGGTTTTGAGGAGCGAACCGGGGACGGGGGTTTCATTTGTCGTGGTTGGGCACCGCAACTCAAGGTATTGGCGCACCCGTCAATTGGTTCTTTCGTAACTCACTGTGGTTGGAGTTCCATCATCGAAGCTTTTGGCTTGGGTTGTCCCCTAATACTATTACCTCTAGTGAGCGATCAACCGTTGAATGCTCGGCTgttggaagggaagaagatcGGGTTAGAGATTCCGAGGGACGAACGAGACGGGTGGTTGAGTAAGGACTCAGTGGCGGAATCGTTAAGGATTGTTATGGTGGAGAAGGCCGAGTTCTTCAAGGCCCAAGCTAGAGAGATGCAAGAGATATTCAACAACAAAGCTCGCCAGGATCAATACCTCGATGATTTCACTCAGTACCTGAGAGACCATGGTCGTCGAAGCCCCAAGAGGACATCTCAAACAGGGTTTAAAAACCCAGAATCGGTCCAGGTCGATTAG
- the LOC122660843 gene encoding uncharacterized protein LOC122660843 isoform X2, protein MALMGEDGRGYELAGKLESWGVWRSWLGESNYTSVVHFLASPSTWEAFLKTEDSKTRAQIQLQLRVRALLYDKASVSLYLRSPPSSSSSSSAAASSSSSSTAAAAPSWKINHSYLQLHEDDVYFSLEDDTRNGVVQPPEGSISSNSIQSKIQSKHSLSVGSRYVEPEVDNISDESGHYDLPESWYNQFTKKYRASRLNILALGDQEPHNRTAEGMSTYLRRLEKHKRKRQAYKEDQYVGFGNPVLEKGSNLHSVSASDGNNLLDDETSFFPEIMFPLNCVPDSALPPASRAEDNKKIEFYGVLDCLPPVVTRSPAMMERFGIRPDYLRTGFERSKYRGKNGLEGNKRPLGQEQALQMSHKVIAHVLTGVGFESASQVSMEVLSQLLSCHICKLGHILKALTNNYRKQCSAIEILKMFLQTAGYSNLGALVEHAKDGNRTITHPAPQHLRELQSGFQSQLQSPILQPQQLLRQMHPQMQMQMMHPQNMAFQQQQGDRMQRHQPSTPRSVMSMDKERPMLEVKIENPTDLPMDGNSMVNGRHPQMQFRQQQMGGMANLPAQSRHQFKQLASLQIPQLQTQNMVMVRPPPVKVEGFQELMGGDATLKHDSEEHKLMSPSK, encoded by the exons ATGGCATTAATGGGAGAGGACGGGCGAGGCTATGAGCTTGCGGGGAAGCTGGAGAGCTGGGGTGTGTGGCGTTCATGGCTGGGCGAATCCAATTACACCAGCGTCGTTCATTTCCTCGCCTCCCCGTCGACATGGGAAGCTTTCCTGAAGACCGAAGATTCTAAAACTAGGGCTCAGATCCAACTTCAGCTGAGGGTTCGTGCTCTCCTCTACGATAAAGCCAGTGTCTCCCTCTATCTTCgctctcctccctcttcttcgTCGTCATCATcagctgctgcttcttcttcgtcttcttccactgctgctgctgctccttctTGGAAGATCAATCACTCAT ATTTGCAGTTACATGAGGATGATGTGTACTTCTCTTTAGAAGATGATACGCGAAATGGAGTGGTTCAACCACCTGAAGGCTCAATTTCCAGTAATTCAATACAGTCTAAG ATCCAATCAAAGCATTCCTTAAGTGTTGGATCAAGATATGTTGAACCGGAGGTTGATAATATATCTGACGAGTCTGGTCATTATGACTTGCCGGAATCATGGTACAATCAGTTTACTAAGAAGTACAGAGCTAGTAGACTTAATATTTTGGCCCTTGGGGATCAAGAACCACACAATAGAACGGCTGAGGGAATGTCTACATACCTCAGACGTCTTGAGAAGCATAAGAGGAAGCGGCAAGCATATAAAGAGGATCAGTATGTGGGTTTTGGGAATCCTGTTTTGGAGAAAGGATCAAACCTGCATTCAGTTTCTGCTTCAGATGGAAATAACTTATTGGATGATGAAACATCATTTTTCCCTGAAATAATGTTCCCATTGAACTGTGTGCCTGATAGTGCACTCCCTCCCGCAAGTAGAGCAGAagacaacaaaaaaatagagtttTATGGGGTACTTGACTGCTTACCTCCTGTTGTGACTCGGAGTCCTGCAATGATGGAGAGGTTTGGTATAAGGCCTGACTACCTAAGAACTGGTTTTGAGAGAAGTAAATATAGGGGAAAGAATGGGCTTGAGGGGAACAAGAGACCTCTGGGCCAAGAACAAGCATTGCAGATGTCTCACAAGGTGATAGCTCATGTATTGACAGGTGTGGGGTTTGAAAGTGCAAGTCAAGTTTCAATGGAAGTGTTGTCACAGCTTCTCAGCTGTCATATCTGTAAACTTGGTCATATCTTGAAAGCCCTCACCAATAATTATAGAAAGCAGTGTTCGGCCATTGAAATTCTCAAAATGTTCCTTCAGACAGCAGGGTATAG TAATCTTGGGGCTTTAGTGGAGCATGCAAAGGATGGTAACAGGACAATTACACACCCAGCACCGCAACATCTAAGAGAACTCCAATCAGGATTCCAGTCACAGCTTCAGAGTCCCATTCTACAACCGCAGCAA TTACTGCGACAAATGCATCCTCAAATGCAGATGCAGATGATGCATCCCCAGAATATGGCTTTTCAGCAGCAGCAAGGGGACAGAATGCAAAGACACCAACCATCAACTCCTCGCTCTGTTATGAGTATGGATAAAGAAAGACCCATGTTGGAAGTTAAGATTGAGAACCCAACTGACTTGCCAATGGATGGGAACTCCATGGTCAATGGTAGACACCCCCAGATGCAGTTTCGGCAGCAGCAAATGGGTGGTATGGCCAACCTCCCTGCTCAATCCAGACATCAGTTTAAGCAATTGGCTTCCCTTCAAATTCCTCAACTCCAAACACA GAACATGGTCATGGTAAGGCCCCCACCAGTGAAGGTCGAGGGATTTCAGGAGTTGATGGGCGGGGATGCAACATTGAAGCATGATTCTGAAGAGCACAAGCTAATGTCCCCTTCCAAATA G
- the LOC122660843 gene encoding uncharacterized protein LOC122660843 isoform X1 encodes MALMGEDGRGYELAGKLESWGVWRSWLGESNYTSVVHFLASPSTWEAFLKTEDSKTRAQIQLQLRVRALLYDKASVSLYLRSPPSSSSSSSAAASSSSSSTAAAAPSWKINHSYLQLHEDDVYFSLEDDTRNGVVQPPEGSISSNSIQSKIQSKHSLSVGSRYVEPEVDNISDESGHYDLPESWYNQFTKKYRASRLNILALGDQEPHNRTAEGMSTYLRRLEKHKRKRQAYKEDQYVGFGNPVLEKGSNLHSVSASDGNNLLDDETSFFPEIMFPLNCVPDSALPPASRAEDNKKIEFYGVLDCLPPVVTRSPAMMERFGIRPDYLRTGFERSKYRGKNGLEGNKRPLGQEQALQMSHKVIAHVLTGVGFESASQVSMEVLSQLLSCHICKLGHILKALTNNYRKQCSAIEILKMFLQTAGYSNLGALVEHAKDGNRTITHPAPQHLRELQSGFQSQLQSPILQPQQLLRQMHPQMQMQMMHPQNMAFQQQQGDRMQRHQPSTPRSVMSMDKERPMLEVKIENPTDLPMDGNSMVNGRHPQMQFRQQQMGGMANLPAQSRHQFKQLASLQIPQLQTQNMVMVRPPPVKVEGFQELMGGDATLKHDSEEHKLMSPSK; translated from the exons ATGGCATTAATGGGAGAGGACGGGCGAGGCTATGAGCTTGCGGGGAAGCTGGAGAGCTGGGGTGTGTGGCGTTCATGGCTGGGCGAATCCAATTACACCAGCGTCGTTCATTTCCTCGCCTCCCCGTCGACATGGGAAGCTTTCCTGAAGACCGAAGATTCTAAAACTAGGGCTCAGATCCAACTTCAGCTGAGGGTTCGTGCTCTCCTCTACGATAAAGCCAGTGTCTCCCTCTATCTTCgctctcctccctcttcttcgTCGTCATCATcagctgctgcttcttcttcgtcttcttccactgctgctgctgctccttctTGGAAGATCAATCACTCAT ATTTGCAGTTACATGAGGATGATGTGTACTTCTCTTTAGAAGATGATACGCGAAATGGAGTGGTTCAACCACCTGAAGGCTCAATTTCCAGTAATTCAATACAGTCTAAG ATCCAATCAAAGCATTCCTTAAGTGTTGGATCAAGATATGTTGAACCGGAGGTTGATAATATATCTGACGAGTCTGGTCATTATGACTTGCCGGAATCATGGTACAATCAGTTTACTAAGAAGTACAGAGCTAGTAGACTTAATATTTTGGCCCTTGGGGATCAAGAACCACACAATAGAACGGCTGAGGGAATGTCTACATACCTCAGACGTCTTGAGAAGCATAAGAGGAAGCGGCAAGCATATAAAGAGGATCAGTATGTGGGTTTTGGGAATCCTGTTTTGGAGAAAGGATCAAACCTGCATTCAGTTTCTGCTTCAGATGGAAATAACTTATTGGATGATGAAACATCATTTTTCCCTGAAATAATGTTCCCATTGAACTGTGTGCCTGATAGTGCACTCCCTCCCGCAAGTAGAGCAGAagacaacaaaaaaatagagtttTATGGGGTACTTGACTGCTTACCTCCTGTTGTGACTCGGAGTCCTGCAATGATGGAGAGGTTTGGTATAAGGCCTGACTACCTAAGAACTGGTTTTGAGAGAAGTAAATATAGGGGAAAGAATGGGCTTGAGGGGAACAAGAGACCTCTGGGCCAAGAACAAGCATTGCAGATGTCTCACAAGGTGATAGCTCATGTATTGACAGGTGTGGGGTTTGAAAGTGCAAGTCAAGTTTCAATGGAAGTGTTGTCACAGCTTCTCAGCTGTCATATCTGTAAACTTGGTCATATCTTGAAAGCCCTCACCAATAATTATAGAAAGCAGTGTTCGGCCATTGAAATTCTCAAAATGTTCCTTCAGACAGCAGGGTATAG TAATCTTGGGGCTTTAGTGGAGCATGCAAAGGATGGTAACAGGACAATTACACACCCAGCACCGCAACATCTAAGAGAACTCCAATCAGGATTCCAGTCACAGCTTCAGAGTCCCATTCTACAACCGCAGCAA TTACTGCGACAAATGCATCCTCAAATGCAGATGCAGATGATGCATCCCCAGAATATGGCTTTTCAGCAGCAGCAAGGGGACAGAATGCAAAGACACCAACCATCAACTCCTCGCTCTGTTATGAGTATGGATAAAGAAAGACCCATGTTGGAAGTTAAGATTGAGAACCCAACTGACTTGCCAATGGATGGGAACTCCATGGTCAATGGTAGACACCCCCAGATGCAGTTTCGGCAGCAGCAAATGGGTGGTATGGCCAACCTCCCTGCTCAATCCAGACATCAGTTTAAGCAATTGGCTTCCCTTCAAATTCCTCAACTCCAAACACA GAACATGGTCATGGTAAGGCCCCCACCAGTGAAGGTCGAGGGATTTCAGGAGTTGATGGGCGGGGATGCAACATTGAAGCATGATTCTGAAGAGCACAAGCTAATGTCCCCTTCCAAATAG